A DNA window from Primulina tabacum isolate GXHZ01 chromosome 12, ASM2559414v2, whole genome shotgun sequence contains the following coding sequences:
- the LOC142520655 gene encoding photosystem II reaction center proteins PsbY, chloroplastic-like, which yields MAAATMATTMAMLGAKCHTTKSFNPFCKPTKPAVSLLSLQKLPKLPENTAALTGTALAGAIFSTLSAAEPALAVQQLAEIADGDNRGLALLIPIIPAILWVLYNILQPALNQINKMTSSKGVIVGLGLGGLAASGLLYPADASAAGEMAVIGEAVSDSRGQLLLFVITPAILWVLYNIFQPALNQINKMRS from the coding sequence ATGGCGGCAGCTACAATGGCTACAACAATGGCGATGCTCGGCGCTAAATGCCACACCACGAAGTCCTTCAACCCCTTCTGCAAACCCACGAAGCCGGCCGTCTCTCTTCTCTCCCTGCAAAAGCTCCCCAAGCTGCCGGAGAACACTGCAGCACTCACCGGTACCGCTTTAGCCGGAGCCATATTCTCCACCCTCTCCGCCGCGGAGCCCGCCCTCGCTGTCCAGCAGCTGGCGGAGATAGCCGACGGGGACAACCGTGGGTTGGCCCTTCTGATCCCGATTATCCCTGCCATACTCTGGGTTCTCTACAACATCTTGCAGCCGGCGCTCAATCAGATCAACAAGATGACCAGCTCCAAAGGGGTGATCGTTGGGCTCGGGCTAGGAGGTCTCGCCGCCTCCGGGCTCCTCTACCCGGCGGACGCCTCCGCCGCCGGTGAAATGGCTGTGATTGGAGAGGCCGTGTCCGACAGCAGGGGCCAGCTGTTGTTGTTCGTCATCACACCTGCGATTCTTTGGGTTCTGTACAATATCTTCCAACCTGCTCTGAACCAGATCAACAAGATGAGATCTTGA
- the LOC142520654 gene encoding E3 ubiquitin-protein ligase AIRP2-like isoform X2, producing the protein MQMPSIPGAKSGTRLEMKLVYNDMAPLLLHLLQWMECSCLCFSPRYLNLSYILICKVYEDGTPKMSAHARKASINDFYGIILPSLEQLHSDMAKLDGTNADNLVSESTSKKRQDKEGESSSSDPLKDGECGICLVSQAEIVLPDCYHSMCSKCHYKWISRSESCPFCRDNLQGLEPIDLWYLTSKDEIADPATIFAGDLQNFCLYIKNLPKVLPEVMFLKYYEYLI; encoded by the exons ATGCAAATGCCCT CAATTCCGGGAGCTAAGAGTGGTACTCGTCTGGAGATGAAATTGGTCTACAATGACATGGCGCCCCTCCTTTTGCATTTACTCCAATGGATGGAGTGTTCATGCTTGTGTTTCTCGCCAAGATATCTGAATCTTAGTTACATCCTTATTTGTAAG GTGTACGAAGATGGAACACCAAAAATGTCAGCACATGCGAGGAAAGCATCTATTAATGACTTTTACG GTATTATATTACCATCACTTGAGCAATTACATTCTGACATGGCGAAACTGGATGGCACTAATGCTGATAATCTTGTCTCGGAAAGCACTAGCAAGAAGAGACAGGACAAGGAAGGCGAATCTTCGAGCTCAGATCCTCTGAAAGATGGGGAATGTGGAATATGTTTAGTTTCTCAGGCCGAAATCGTCTTGCCTGATTGCTATCATTCAATGTGCTCAAAGTGCCACTATAAATG GATCTCAAGATCAGAATCCTGCCCCTTTTGCCGTGACAACCTACAAGGACTTGAGCCAATAGATTTATGGTACCTAACTAGCAAGGATGAAATTGCAGACCCTGCCACTATTTTTGCAGGAGACTTGCAGAATTTCTGTCTTTATATCAAGAACCTCCCTAAAGTTTTACCTGAGGTTATGTTCCTAAAGTATTATGAATACTTGATATGA
- the LOC142520654 gene encoding E3 ubiquitin-protein ligase AIRP2-like isoform X1, whose protein sequence is MKNKCCQEPRKSFKESLNDIEADVEHANALAAAIPGAKSGTRLEMKLVYNDMAPLLLHLLQWMECSCLCFSPRYLNLSYILICKVYEDGTPKMSAHARKASINDFYGIILPSLEQLHSDMAKLDGTNADNLVSESTSKKRQDKEGESSSSDPLKDGECGICLVSQAEIVLPDCYHSMCSKCHYKWISRSESCPFCRDNLQGLEPIDLWYLTSKDEIADPATIFAGDLQNFCLYIKNLPKVLPEVMFLKYYEYLI, encoded by the exons ATGAAGAATAAATGCTGCCAAGAACCGAGGAAATCGTTCAAGGAGTCATTGAACGATATTGAAGCAGACGTCGAACATGCAAATGCCCT TGCTGCAGCAATTCCGGGAGCTAAGAGTGGTACTCGTCTGGAGATGAAATTGGTCTACAATGACATGGCGCCCCTCCTTTTGCATTTACTCCAATGGATGGAGTGTTCATGCTTGTGTTTCTCGCCAAGATATCTGAATCTTAGTTACATCCTTATTTGTAAG GTGTACGAAGATGGAACACCAAAAATGTCAGCACATGCGAGGAAAGCATCTATTAATGACTTTTACG GTATTATATTACCATCACTTGAGCAATTACATTCTGACATGGCGAAACTGGATGGCACTAATGCTGATAATCTTGTCTCGGAAAGCACTAGCAAGAAGAGACAGGACAAGGAAGGCGAATCTTCGAGCTCAGATCCTCTGAAAGATGGGGAATGTGGAATATGTTTAGTTTCTCAGGCCGAAATCGTCTTGCCTGATTGCTATCATTCAATGTGCTCAAAGTGCCACTATAAATG GATCTCAAGATCAGAATCCTGCCCCTTTTGCCGTGACAACCTACAAGGACTTGAGCCAATAGATTTATGGTACCTAACTAGCAAGGATGAAATTGCAGACCCTGCCACTATTTTTGCAGGAGACTTGCAGAATTTCTGTCTTTATATCAAGAACCTCCCTAAAGTTTTACCTGAGGTTATGTTCCTAAAGTATTATGAATACTTGATATGA
- the LOC142521473 gene encoding serine/threonine protein phosphatase 2A 57 kDa regulatory subunit B' theta isoform-like translates to MIKQILGKIPRKHSKSVGDSNLSSSSSTSSKRGDGGSKRLSTAVDEVISAPFSALSTGNHSEDSFLRDKNLKINGSSISGSYEALPSFKDTSSSEKQLLFIRKVKMCCVLFDFTDPTKNLKEKEIKRQTLLEIVEYITSPNGKFTETVMQEVVKMVSVNIFREFTPQPRDNKVIDGVELDEEEPAMDPTWPHLQVVYEYLLRFVASPETDAKVAKRYIDHSFVLKLLNLFDSEDPREREYLKTILHRIYGKFMVHRSFIRKAINNIFYHFVFETDKHNGIAEFLEVLGSIINGFALPLKEEHKLFLVRTLIPLHKPKCLAMYHQQLSYCITQFVEKDLKLADIVIRGLIKYWPVTNSSKEVLFLNELEEVLEATQSPEFQRCMVPLFHQISHCLSSLHFQVAERALFLWNNDHIDSLIKQNRKIILPIIFPALERNARHHWNQVVHSLTLNVRKNLYDHDPDLFKACQIKFQDDEAKENERKEKRESTWIHLEEHAAKRAASSQAILVPRTGAT, encoded by the exons ATGATCAAACAAATTCTCGGAAAGATTCCCAGAAAGCATTCAAAGTCTGTGGGAGACTCGAACCTCTCTTCAAGTTCTTCAACTTCTTCAAAGAGAGGTGATGGAGGGAGTAAACGATTAAGCACTGCAGTAGATGAAGTTATTTCAGCCCCTTTTTCGGCTTTAAGTACTGGGAATCATTCAGAAGATAGTTTTCTTCGAgataaaaacttgaaaataaatGGAAGTTCTATCTCCGGTTCATATGAAGCATTGCCGAGTTTTAAAGACACCTCAAGCTCTGAAAAGCAGTTATTATTTATCAGAAAAGTGAAGATGTGCTGTGTGTTGTTCGACTTCACCGACCCTACAAAGAACCTTAAGGAAAAGGAGATCAAGAGGCAGACCCTGTTAGAGATAGTGGAGTATATAACATCTCCGAATGGAAAATTTACAGAAACTGTAATGCAGGAAGTTGTTAAGATGGTATCTGTGAATATATTTCGGGAATTCACTCCTCAACCAAGGGATAACAAGGTTATAGATGGTGTTGAATTGGACGAGGAAGAGCCTGCCATGGATCCTACATGGCCTCATCTGCAAGTTGTGTATGAATATTTGCTCAGGTTTGTTGCTTCACCAGAAACTGATGCTAAGGTTGCCAAAAGATACATTGATCATTCCTTCGTTCTGAAATTGCTAAATCTTTTCGACTCTGAAGATCCTAGAGAGAGGGAATATTTGAAAACCATACTCCACCGTATCTACGGGAAATTTATGGTTCACCGGTCGTTTATCAGGAAAGCCATCAACAACATTTTCTATCATTTTGTTTTTGAGACAGATAAGCATAATGGCATTGCTGAATTTCTCGAAGTGCTTGGTAGTATAATCAATGGATTTGCTTTGCCTCTAAAAGAAGAGCACAAACTCTTTCTTGTCCGGACATTAATTCCTCTACACAAACCAAAATGCCTGGCCATGTATCACCAACAGCTATCTTATTGTATTACACAATTTGTGGAGAAAGACTTGAAGCTTGCTGATATTGTTATTAGGGGACTGATCAAGTATTGGCCAGTCACTAATAGCTCTAAAGAAGTTCTGTTTCTTAATGAGCTGGAGGAGGTTTTAGAAGCGACACAGTCACCTGAGTTCCAACGGTGCATGGTACCTTTGTTTCACCAAATTTCACACTGTTTGAGTAGCTTACACTTTCAG GTGGCGGAGAGAGCTCTGTTTTTGTGGAACAACGATCACATTGACAGCCTCATCAAACAAAACCGCAAGATCATTCTGCCTATCATCTTTCCCGCtttggagagaaatgccagacaCCACTGGAATCAGGTTGTGCACAGTTTGACACTAAATGTTCGCAAAAACTTGTACGATCACGACCCTGACCTATTCAAGGCGTGCCAGATCAAGTTTCAGGATGACGAAGCAAAGGAAAACGAGAGAAAAGAGAAACGTGAATCCACGTGGATACACTTGGAAGAGCACGCCGCGAAAAGGGCTGCGAGTAGTCAAGCTATTCTTGTTCCTCGAACCGGGGCAACTTAG